In Nocardia yunnanensis, one DNA window encodes the following:
- a CDS encoding cation:proton antiporter, protein MDSTGLALFELGAILFALGMLGRLAARFGMSPIPLYLLGGLAFGDGGIVRMQAATEFGHIAGEIGVVLLLLLLGLEYTAAELVTGLRRDWLAGLLDIVLNATPGVVVALALGWGAVGAVTMGGVTYISSSGIVAKVLNDLGRLGNRETPVILSILVFEDLAMAVYLPILTMMLAGLSFASGLRSLAIAMVAITVVLVVALRYGRYVSAIVDSDDREVFLLKLLGAALLVAGAASALNVSAAVGAFLLGIAISGSTAHEAAKLLEPLRDLFAAIFFVAFGLNTDPRAIPPVLGWAILLAVVTALTKIATGWWAASRQGIRRMGRARAGAALVARGEFSIVIAGLAVSLGGVDGRLAALASAYVLMMAVLGPVAARIVEPAVRLVQRDRRRIDPVPG, encoded by the coding sequence GTGGATTCGACCGGTCTAGCCCTGTTCGAACTCGGCGCGATCTTGTTCGCGCTCGGCATGCTGGGGCGACTGGCCGCCCGCTTCGGCATGTCGCCGATCCCGCTGTATCTGCTGGGCGGCCTGGCCTTCGGCGACGGCGGCATCGTGCGCATGCAGGCCGCCACCGAATTCGGTCACATCGCCGGTGAGATCGGCGTGGTGCTGCTGCTGTTGCTGCTCGGATTGGAGTACACCGCAGCCGAATTGGTCACCGGCCTGCGCCGCGACTGGCTGGCGGGCCTGCTCGACATCGTCCTCAACGCCACCCCCGGCGTGGTGGTGGCGCTGGCCCTGGGCTGGGGCGCGGTCGGCGCGGTCACCATGGGCGGCGTCACCTACATCTCCTCCTCCGGCATCGTCGCCAAGGTGCTCAACGACCTCGGGCGGCTCGGCAACCGCGAAACCCCGGTCATCCTGTCGATTCTGGTGTTCGAGGATCTCGCGATGGCGGTGTACCTGCCGATCCTGACCATGATGCTGGCCGGATTGAGCTTCGCCAGCGGACTGCGGTCGCTGGCCATCGCGATGGTGGCGATCACCGTGGTGCTGGTGGTGGCGCTGCGCTACGGCCGCTACGTCTCGGCCATCGTCGACAGCGACGACCGGGAAGTGTTCCTGCTCAAGCTGCTCGGCGCGGCGCTGCTGGTCGCGGGCGCGGCCTCGGCGCTCAATGTGTCGGCGGCGGTGGGGGCGTTCCTGCTCGGCATCGCCATCTCCGGATCGACCGCGCACGAGGCGGCCAAACTGCTCGAGCCGCTGCGAGATCTGTTCGCGGCCATCTTCTTCGTGGCCTTCGGGCTCAATACCGACCCGCGGGCGATCCCGCCGGTGCTGGGCTGGGCGATCCTGCTGGCCGTCGTGACCGCGCTGACCAAGATCGCCACCGGCTGGTGGGCGGCCTCGCGGCAGGGCATTCGCCGCATGGGTCGCGCGCGAGCGGGCGCGGCGCTGGTGGCGCGCGGTGAATTCTCCATCGTCATTGCGGGACTGGCGGTTTCGCTGGGCGGCGTGGACGGGCGACTGGCCGCGCTGGCCTCGGCCTACGTGCTAATGATGGCGGTGCTCGGCCCGGTCGCGGCCCGCATCGTGGAGCCCGCCGTCCGGCTCGTGCAACGCGACCGCCGCCGCATCGACCCGGTCCCGGGCTGA
- a CDS encoding rhomboid-like protein: protein MALGTYQPPWLRTVDLGEQARALRVWWQRPQRLRRAVQAYRDLLAATPACIAYAFTLFVTWWTLRGASDLVGRRLIFSASTNLRNMQKDPVQVLVASAFWTDGGFPWGDILILITLMALAERWLGSLRWILVVAIGHVGATLITVVGIAHKIDKHVIATRVAFAADVGPSYGISAMLAALTFRLRGPARWLWALCMLLWYAWGVYDSRTFTDYGHFFALLIGFTVGAIGVALSHRLVAVRQRRAARSSAAEAIRQATADPAPQAEPESARDRVDAAAVALHEPDGGLHDAGRDRAEHRHH, encoded by the coding sequence ATGGCATTGGGCACCTATCAGCCGCCCTGGCTGCGCACCGTCGATCTCGGCGAGCAGGCGCGGGCGCTGCGGGTCTGGTGGCAGCGGCCGCAGCGGCTGCGGCGCGCCGTCCAGGCCTACCGGGATCTGCTCGCCGCCACCCCGGCCTGTATCGCCTATGCCTTCACGCTGTTCGTCACCTGGTGGACGCTGCGCGGGGCCAGCGATCTGGTGGGCCGGCGACTGATCTTCTCGGCGTCCACGAATCTGCGCAATATGCAGAAGGATCCGGTCCAGGTGCTGGTGGCCTCCGCGTTCTGGACCGACGGCGGCTTTCCGTGGGGCGACATTCTGATCCTGATCACGCTGATGGCGCTGGCCGAACGGTGGCTGGGGTCGCTGCGCTGGATTCTGGTGGTGGCCATCGGTCATGTCGGGGCGACGCTGATCACGGTGGTCGGCATCGCCCACAAGATCGACAAGCATGTGATCGCGACCCGGGTGGCGTTCGCGGCGGATGTCGGCCCCAGCTACGGGATCTCGGCCATGCTGGCCGCGCTCACCTTCCGGCTGCGCGGCCCGGCCCGCTGGCTGTGGGCGTTGTGCATGCTGCTGTGGTACGCGTGGGGCGTCTACGACAGCCGCACCTTCACCGATTACGGCCATTTCTTCGCGCTGCTCATCGGTTTCACGGTGGGCGCGATCGGGGTGGCGTTGTCGCACCGCCTGGTCGCGGTGCGACAGCGCCGGGCCGCGCGCTCCAGCGCGGCGGAAGCGATCCGGCAGGCCACCGCCGACCCGGCCCCGCAGGCTGAGCCGGAGTCAGCCCGGGACCGGGTCGATGCGGCGGCGGTCGCGTTGCACGAGCCGGACGGCGGGCTCCACGATGCGGGCCGCGACCGGGCCGAGCACCGCCATCATTAG
- a CDS encoding ethanolamine ammonia-lyase subunit EutB encodes MPRENGGYAAATWVRTIGEVIYHQRLGGATHTFDGLVDLLAKATPRRSGDELAGCAARSDAERAAAQWALADVPLDTFLTEPVVPYETDEVTRLIFDSHDRLAYQAVSHLTVGGLRDWLLAVAAAPDAAETLAAVAPGLTPEMVAAVSKLMRNQDLIAVAHAVRVRTGFRTSIGLPGTLATRLQPNHPTDDPRGIAAAVLDGLLLGCGDAVIGINPATDSPRATAELLSLLDEVRQRFHIPTQSCVLSHVTTTLGLIEAGAPVDLVFQSIAGTEGANSGFGVNISLLREANEAGRSLRRGGVGDNVMYLETGQGSALSAGAHLGTGGRPVDQQTLEARAYAVARDLDPLLINTVVGFIGPEYLYDGKQIIRAGLEDHFCGKLLGLPMGVDVCYTNHAEADQDDMDTLLTLLAAAGCPFVIAVPGADDVMLGYQSLAYHDALYARKVLNLRPAPEFAAWLDSLGMLSAEGRVLPIAPLASPLRSLAAKGAA; translated from the coding sequence ATGCCAAGGGAAAACGGCGGTTACGCCGCAGCAACATGGGTCCGGACGATCGGTGAGGTGATCTACCACCAGCGTCTGGGCGGCGCCACCCACACCTTCGACGGTCTGGTCGACCTGCTGGCCAAGGCCACGCCGCGCCGCAGCGGCGACGAACTCGCCGGGTGCGCCGCGCGATCCGACGCCGAACGGGCGGCCGCGCAGTGGGCGCTGGCGGACGTGCCGCTGGACACCTTCCTCACCGAGCCGGTGGTGCCCTACGAGACCGACGAGGTCACGCGGCTGATCTTCGACAGCCACGATCGCCTTGCCTACCAGGCTGTTTCGCATCTCACCGTGGGCGGGCTGCGGGACTGGCTGCTGGCGGTGGCCGCCGCCCCGGACGCCGCGGAAACCTTGGCCGCCGTCGCGCCGGGGCTGACGCCCGAAATGGTCGCGGCCGTCAGCAAACTCATGCGCAATCAGGATCTGATCGCGGTCGCGCACGCGGTGCGGGTGCGGACCGGATTCCGCACCAGTATCGGGCTGCCCGGCACGCTGGCCACCCGGTTGCAACCCAACCACCCCACCGACGATCCGCGCGGCATCGCCGCGGCCGTGCTCGACGGGCTGCTGCTGGGCTGCGGGGACGCGGTCATCGGCATCAATCCGGCCACCGACTCGCCGCGCGCCACCGCGGAGCTGCTGAGCCTGCTCGACGAGGTGCGGCAGCGCTTCCACATCCCGACCCAGTCGTGCGTGCTCTCGCATGTCACCACCACCCTCGGGTTGATCGAGGCGGGGGCGCCGGTGGATCTGGTGTTCCAGTCCATCGCGGGCACCGAGGGCGCGAATTCCGGCTTCGGCGTGAACATCTCGCTGCTGCGGGAGGCCAACGAGGCCGGGCGGTCGCTACGCCGCGGCGGCGTCGGCGACAATGTCATGTACCTGGAAACCGGTCAGGGATCGGCGCTTTCGGCGGGCGCGCACCTGGGGACCGGCGGCCGGCCCGTGGACCAGCAGACCCTCGAGGCGCGCGCCTACGCCGTCGCGCGGGATCTGGACCCGCTGCTGATCAATACCGTCGTCGGCTTCATCGGGCCCGAATACCTCTACGACGGCAAGCAGATCATTCGCGCCGGCCTCGAGGACCACTTCTGCGGCAAGCTGCTGGGCCTGCCCATGGGCGTCGACGTCTGCTACACCAACCACGCCGAGGCCGACCAGGACGATATGGACACCCTGCTCACCCTGCTGGCCGCCGCGGGCTGCCCGTTCGTGATCGCGGTCCCCGGCGCCGACGACGTCATGCTCGGCTATCAGTCCCTCGCGTATCACGACGCGCTCTACGCCCGGAAGGTGCTGAACCTGCGTCCCGCACCGGAATTCGCGGCGTGGCTCGACTCGCTCGGCATGTTGAGCGCCGAAGGCCGGGTCCTGCCGATCGCACCCCTCGCCTCGCCGCTGCGGTCACTGGCCGCCAAGGGCGCGGCGTGA
- a CDS encoding ethanolamine ammonia-lyase subunit EutC, protein MSESRFGRPDDVAVQEFWDGLRRTTQARIGLGRAGDALPTRDVLEIRAAHAAARDAVHTPLDVAALAAEAAALGLGDPIHVRSLAGDRSEYLRRPDLGRLPGAVTPCAPARPEPVPATRARTIWSGADTAAGASVPHSGADVGFVLADGLSPRALADHGVPMLAALAAAMGERYTLAPPVIATQARVALGDHIGAALGVTTVLVLIGERPGLSVADSLGIYLTHRPRPGRTDAERNCISNIHPPEGLTYARAAQIATGLLDGARRLGRSGVELKDTSPAAPAVAAAVTSAPLILDAHSRPPDRARQVHPPLALDLANPD, encoded by the coding sequence ATGAGCGAATCGCGATTCGGGCGTCCGGATGATGTTGCGGTACAGGAGTTCTGGGACGGTCTGCGGCGAACCACCCAGGCGCGCATCGGACTCGGGCGCGCCGGTGATGCGCTGCCCACCCGGGACGTCCTGGAAATCCGGGCCGCGCACGCCGCCGCCCGCGACGCCGTGCACACCCCGCTCGACGTCGCCGCGCTGGCCGCCGAGGCGGCCGCCCTTGGCCTGGGCGACCCGATCCACGTGCGCAGCCTGGCGGGCGACCGCTCCGAATACCTCCGCCGCCCCGACCTCGGGCGGCTGCCGGGCGCCGTCACCCCCTGCGCACCCGCCCGGCCGGAACCCGTGCCGGCGACTCGCGCACGCACCATCTGGTCGGGCGCCGACACGGCAGCGGGTGCCTCGGTGCCGCACAGCGGCGCGGACGTGGGATTCGTGCTGGCCGACGGTCTTTCCCCGCGCGCCCTGGCCGATCACGGCGTCCCGATGCTCGCCGCGCTGGCGGCGGCGATGGGGGAGCGCTACACCCTGGCGCCGCCGGTGATCGCCACCCAGGCACGGGTGGCGCTGGGTGACCATATCGGCGCGGCGCTGGGCGTCACCACGGTCCTGGTCCTCATAGGCGAACGTCCCGGGCTCTCGGTCGCCGACAGCCTCGGCATCTACCTCACCCACCGCCCACGGCCCGGCCGCACCGACGCCGAACGCAACTGCATCTCCAACATCCACCCGCCCGAGGGCCTCACCTACGCACGCGCCGCGCAGATCGCGACTGGTCTGCTCGACGGCGCTCGGCGCCTCGGCCGTTCGGGCGTCGAACTCAAGGACACCTCTCCCGCGGCGCCCGCCGTCGCAGCTGCGGTGACGAGCGCGCCACTGATTCTCGACGCGCACTCGCGTCCGCCGGACCGCGCCCGTCAGGTCCATCCGCCGCTGGCCCTGGACCTGGCAAACCCCGACTGA
- a CDS encoding YdcF family protein, giving the protein MRVWRVAVTAAAAAVLAALAGFVAYTLGRARRAPDAGADVVVVLGCKLRHGTVAPMLTRRLDRALEVYRGERERGGAPLLVVSGGQGGGGPVAEADAMADYLLAHGVPEQAIVREKNSRNTEENLRCTTAELRRRGLDPDTLQMTVVTSDFHVLRTAGLARTLEVRAEVTGARTTRLLLRKSFAREFAALLATPALSLLRRADPPPCR; this is encoded by the coding sequence ATGCGGGTGTGGCGGGTAGCGGTGACGGCGGCCGCGGCGGCGGTGCTGGCGGCGCTGGCGGGATTCGTCGCGTACACGCTGGGCCGTGCGCGCCGCGCACCCGACGCCGGCGCGGACGTCGTGGTCGTGCTCGGGTGCAAGCTCCGCCACGGTACCGTCGCGCCGATGCTGACCCGCCGGCTCGACCGGGCACTCGAGGTGTATCGCGGCGAACGCGAGCGAGGTGGCGCGCCGCTGCTGGTGGTCTCCGGCGGGCAGGGCGGCGGCGGCCCGGTCGCCGAGGCGGACGCCATGGCGGATTACCTGCTGGCACACGGGGTTCCGGAGCAGGCCATCGTGCGGGAGAAGAACTCCCGCAACACCGAGGAGAATCTGCGCTGCACCACCGCCGAGCTGCGGCGGCGCGGCCTGGACCCGGACACGCTCCAAATGACGGTCGTGACCAGTGACTTTCACGTATTGCGGACCGCCGGGCTGGCCCGCACCCTCGAGGTGCGGGCGGAGGTGACCGGGGCCCGCACCACCCGCCTGCTGCTGCGCAAGTCGTTCGCGCGCGAATTCGCCGCCCTGCTGGCAACTCCCGCGCTCTCCCTGCTCCGCCGCGCCGACCCGCCGCCTTGCCGCTGA
- a CDS encoding Na+/H+ antiporter: MAHHQLELIFAVLFATILAQPLGRRLGQAPAVLMTAFGVVLALIPAVPDIRIDPELILPLVLPPLLYAAARRTSWRQFAENWAAISLRAVVLVIVTTAAVAWAFHLWYPSVPIGAAVALGALVAPPDPVAVSALAGKLGLPRRLVALLEGEGLFNDVTAIVLYSVAIEAVVTGKFSAWGALGDFALSALVGTGVGLVLGWAGSKLMRRLEEAPWRVALGLLLPFAAYGFAESRGGSAVLAVLVCSMYLTDAATDFSDSDYRLVGDSFWEITEMLVTGFAFGLIGLELSTVLRDAGPDWPRYVGGALVVIAVVVGLRLIWLLTTTTLFRAWWRSRDKDEPYTWRETVVTWWAGMRGVATVALALAVPFTTDDGKPFPGRTQILFTAIAVVLFTLLLQGPTLPAVVRATGVRADTGAERALERQLWDRVLRAELARLKEISQTDHLPDEVYERLRQGFERRLAQADPEAADSNARLHTDRGLAWTKKMRAITNDVLEAGRTEALAARREPGVPPDVVDRVMRRLDLRGTGV, translated from the coding sequence GTGGCGCACCACCAGCTGGAACTGATCTTCGCGGTCCTGTTCGCGACCATCCTGGCCCAGCCGCTCGGACGGCGGCTCGGCCAGGCCCCGGCGGTGCTCATGACCGCGTTCGGGGTGGTACTGGCCCTCATCCCAGCCGTCCCCGATATTCGGATCGACCCCGAACTCATCCTGCCGCTGGTGCTTCCGCCGCTGCTGTACGCGGCCGCGCGACGCACCTCCTGGCGGCAGTTCGCCGAGAACTGGGCCGCCATCAGCCTGCGGGCGGTGGTGCTGGTCATCGTCACCACCGCGGCCGTGGCATGGGCCTTCCACCTCTGGTATCCGAGCGTGCCGATCGGGGCGGCGGTCGCGCTGGGCGCGCTGGTCGCGCCCCCGGATCCGGTGGCGGTATCGGCGCTGGCGGGCAAGCTGGGACTGCCCCGGCGGCTGGTGGCGCTGCTCGAGGGTGAGGGCCTGTTCAACGATGTGACCGCGATCGTGCTGTACTCCGTGGCCATCGAGGCCGTGGTCACCGGGAAGTTCTCGGCGTGGGGCGCGCTCGGCGACTTCGCGCTGTCGGCGCTGGTCGGGACGGGGGTCGGGCTGGTATTGGGCTGGGCCGGAAGCAAACTCATGCGGCGGCTCGAGGAAGCGCCGTGGCGGGTCGCGCTGGGTCTGCTGCTGCCGTTCGCGGCCTACGGGTTCGCCGAATCGCGCGGCGGGTCGGCGGTGCTGGCGGTGCTGGTGTGCTCGATGTATCTCACCGACGCCGCAACGGATTTCAGCGACAGCGACTACCGGCTGGTGGGCGACTCGTTCTGGGAGATCACCGAAATGCTGGTCACCGGTTTCGCTTTCGGGCTGATCGGGTTGGAGCTGAGCACGGTGCTGCGGGACGCCGGACCGGACTGGCCACGCTATGTGGGCGGGGCGCTGGTGGTCATCGCGGTGGTGGTGGGCTTGCGGCTGATCTGGCTGCTGACCACGACCACGCTGTTTCGGGCCTGGTGGCGCAGCCGCGACAAGGACGAGCCCTACACCTGGCGCGAGACGGTGGTCACCTGGTGGGCGGGCATGCGCGGGGTGGCGACCGTGGCGCTGGCCTTGGCCGTGCCGTTCACCACCGACGACGGCAAACCGTTTCCCGGGCGCACCCAGATCCTGTTCACGGCCATCGCGGTGGTGTTGTTCACGCTGCTGCTGCAGGGCCCGACCCTGCCCGCGGTGGTGCGGGCCACCGGGGTGCGCGCCGACACCGGCGCGGAACGCGCGCTCGAACGCCAGCTGTGGGACCGGGTGCTGCGAGCCGAACTCGCGCGTCTGAAGGAGATCTCCCAGACCGACCACCTCCCCGACGAGGTGTACGAGCGACTGCGCCAAGGCTTCGAACGCCGTCTCGCCCAAGCGGATCCGGAGGCGGCCGACAGCAATGCCCGCCTGCACACCGATCGCGGCCTGGCGTGGACCAAGAAGATGCGGGCCATCACCAACGACGTGCTCGAGGCCGGCCGCACCGAAGCCCTGGCGGCCCGGCGCGAACCGGGTGTGCCGCCGGACGTGGTGGATCGGGTCATGCGCCGCCTGGATCTGCGCGGCACCGGCGTCTGA